From Paenibacillus physcomitrellae, the proteins below share one genomic window:
- the crcB gene encoding fluoride efflux transporter CrcB, protein MIYLWVGLSGILGALLRYEMGQWIVLPGVSLFPLGTLIVNLTGCLVLAFFYTAAATRLKVSPHFRVAFGTGFIGSYTTFSTFCKEGIMLMKDGHAGTALAYILISLVGGYICAWLGVRLGSLKSVQTAGEGN, encoded by the coding sequence ATGATTTATTTATGGGTCGGATTAAGCGGCATTTTGGGTGCGCTGCTGCGGTATGAAATGGGGCAGTGGATCGTCCTGCCGGGAGTCAGCCTGTTCCCGCTCGGGACTTTGATCGTGAACCTGACGGGCTGTCTGGTGCTGGCCTTTTTCTACACGGCGGCTGCAACCCGATTGAAAGTAAGCCCGCATTTCAGGGTCGCCTTCGGGACCGGGTTTATCGGGTCATATACGACGTTTTCCACGTTCTGCAAAGAAGGAATCATGCTGATGAAGGATGGCCATGCAGGTACGGCTCTGGCTTACATCCTGATCAGTCTGGTTGGCGGTTATATCTGCGCCTGGCTGGGCGTGCGGCTCGGCAGCCTTAAGTCTGTCCAAACAGCAGGGGAGGGGAACTAG
- the msrA gene encoding peptide-methionine (S)-S-oxide reductase MsrA, with the protein MSETSGDFQLEGKQPEKPDVKAHLETAVLGMGCFWSPEALFGQLPGVVRTRTGYAGGTAEAPTYRQMGDHTELVEIQFDPSILTYEQLLNLFWDQHNPVNINDYKGRQYLSLLLPRSEQQRKAISRVAEERKARGDSRPEGTEVADFEVFYPAEERHQKYYLARFPDALDKLRAEYPSMEALLDSTLSARLNGLAKGYTNLERIVSEIREWKLPAAEQERLIALIRSIRW; encoded by the coding sequence ATGTCCGAAACGAGCGGCGATTTTCAGCTTGAGGGGAAGCAGCCGGAGAAGCCGGATGTCAAGGCTCATCTGGAGACAGCTGTGCTTGGCATGGGCTGCTTCTGGAGCCCTGAAGCCTTGTTCGGCCAGCTGCCGGGCGTAGTGCGCACCCGGACCGGCTATGCCGGGGGCACTGCCGAGGCGCCGACCTACCGCCAGATGGGCGACCATACGGAATTGGTCGAAATTCAATTCGACCCTTCAATTCTCACTTATGAGCAGCTGTTAAACCTGTTCTGGGATCAGCATAACCCGGTTAATATCAATGATTATAAAGGACGGCAGTATCTGTCCCTGCTGCTGCCCCGAAGTGAACAGCAGCGCAAAGCGATCAGCCGGGTCGCCGAGGAGCGTAAGGCCCGCGGCGACAGCCGGCCGGAGGGGACCGAGGTGGCGGACTTCGAGGTCTTCTATCCGGCCGAAGAACGGCATCAGAAATATTATTTGGCCAGATTCCCGGATGCGCTGGACAAGCTTCGCGCGGAATACCCGTCCATGGAAGCACTGCTCGATTCCACGCTGTCTGCCCGGCTGAACGGCCTGGCTAAAGGGTATACGAATCTGGAGCGTATTGTGAGCGAAATCCGGGAGTGGAAGCTGCCTGCTGCCGAGCAGGAACGGCTGATCGCCCTGATACGGAGCATTCGCTGGTAA
- a CDS encoding bifunctional diguanylate cyclase/phosphodiesterase: protein MVEPHFFVGTSGWTILLSIVTMVLASYSGLHMASKVTSLSGRLKVIWLLFGSFVMGSGIWVMHMIGLLELYLQTGIPFDPLITLFSFLFTLAAAAAAFSIIFSGKPKAWKLGAAGIVLGVGIVGVHYIGMSAMPEEVYMSYDSSFLLLSILFAVVVTYGALFLFNRFQSSPFFNYWRLSGALTMGAAICGMHYMGMIGAHIMSKGYSINLGMHHNNEIVIGGPGRMQLSLLIPLMLVMACVLAVSWSVVYVDRKGLKRLAFSDSLTGFSNRHGLPNFFKHHFRPGTSGTVLFLDLDRFKMVNDTLGHDAGDRLLQIVADRIQKELGKNQVVFRLGGDEFLIACTHSSEEEVCQLAERLLRAIKEPFYLKGSTLRVTGSIGISLSSREGHERERLMQAADAAMYFSKVAGKNRYTVYTNELNQKRHRRMGLEKDLEAAIELEQFFVVYQPKWDSVRGGLQGMEALIRWEHPDFGVVSPGEFIPIAEETGVIVPMTEWLMAEVACQTKKWAALGFPPFPVSVNMSAVLFTNGQVADMVERCLMESGMVPSLLELEITETVAMSDLDSAVVQLNRIKALGVCVSLDDFGTGYSSLGALDEMPIDTVKIDQIFIRKYTQPSKQAMISSIIAIAQHLGLQVVAEGVETEEQVRFLKSHGCKVMQGYYFGKPMRAVDCTAWLRQLPERAGQDQAGGSFHIEA from the coding sequence ATGGTTGAACCGCATTTTTTTGTAGGGACCAGCGGCTGGACGATCTTGCTTTCGATAGTAACAATGGTGCTGGCCTCCTATTCGGGATTACATATGGCAAGCAAGGTTACGTCCTTGTCAGGCAGACTCAAGGTCATCTGGTTGTTATTCGGATCCTTTGTGATGGGCAGTGGCATTTGGGTGATGCATATGATTGGCCTGCTTGAGCTTTATCTGCAGACAGGAATACCCTTTGATCCGCTTATTACATTGTTTTCCTTTCTATTTACCCTTGCTGCAGCCGCCGCAGCCTTCTCAATTATCTTCAGCGGGAAGCCGAAAGCCTGGAAGCTGGGCGCGGCCGGAATTGTGCTGGGGGTAGGGATTGTGGGGGTTCACTATATCGGGATGTCCGCGATGCCTGAAGAGGTCTATATGAGTTATGATTCCTCGTTTTTGCTGCTCTCTATTTTGTTCGCGGTTGTCGTTACCTACGGTGCCTTATTCTTGTTCAACCGGTTCCAGTCCTCTCCCTTCTTTAATTACTGGAGACTATCCGGAGCATTAACGATGGGAGCGGCTATTTGCGGCATGCATTATATGGGAATGATCGGGGCCCACATTATGAGCAAAGGTTATTCTATAAATTTAGGAATGCATCATAATAACGAGATTGTCATCGGAGGACCGGGCCGGATGCAGCTGTCGCTGCTTATTCCCCTAATGTTGGTTATGGCTTGTGTACTTGCCGTTTCCTGGTCCGTTGTTTACGTAGACCGGAAGGGGCTAAAGAGACTGGCTTTCAGCGACTCCTTAACGGGGTTTTCGAACCGGCATGGCCTCCCTAACTTTTTCAAACATCACTTCCGGCCTGGGACAAGCGGAACCGTGTTGTTCCTGGATCTTGACCGCTTCAAGATGGTGAATGACACTTTGGGGCATGATGCCGGCGATCGGCTGCTGCAGATCGTAGCCGACCGAATCCAAAAGGAGCTGGGTAAGAACCAGGTAGTCTTCCGGCTTGGCGGCGACGAGTTTCTGATTGCCTGCACCCACTCTTCCGAAGAAGAGGTCTGTCAGCTTGCTGAGCGGCTGCTCCGTGCGATCAAGGAGCCTTTTTACCTGAAGGGCAGCACCCTCCGTGTGACAGGCAGCATCGGCATCAGCTTGTCCTCTCGTGAAGGACATGAACGTGAAAGATTAATGCAGGCTGCCGACGCGGCCATGTATTTCTCCAAAGTGGCCGGAAAGAACCGGTACACGGTTTATACGAATGAGCTGAACCAGAAGCGGCATAGGAGAATGGGATTGGAGAAGGATCTGGAAGCAGCGATTGAACTGGAGCAGTTCTTTGTCGTCTACCAGCCGAAATGGGACTCGGTAAGGGGAGGTTTGCAGGGGATGGAGGCTCTGATCCGCTGGGAGCATCCGGACTTTGGGGTTGTATCTCCCGGAGAGTTTATTCCGATTGCGGAGGAAACGGGTGTTATTGTGCCTATGACCGAGTGGCTCATGGCGGAAGTGGCCTGTCAGACGAAGAAGTGGGCGGCTTTGGGCTTCCCTCCGTTTCCCGTTTCTGTCAATATGTCGGCCGTTCTGTTCACGAACGGTCAGGTTGCAGACATGGTGGAGCGCTGCCTGATGGAGAGTGGGATGGTGCCGTCTCTGTTAGAGCTTGAAATAACGGAAACCGTGGCGATGAGTGATCTCGACTCGGCTGTGGTCCAGCTGAACCGTATTAAGGCTTTGGGGGTTTGTGTATCCCTGGATGACTTTGGCACCGGGTATTCTTCGCTTGGAGCTTTGGATGAAATGCCGATAGACACGGTTAAGATCGATCAGATTTTTATCAGAAAATACACCCAGCCTTCCAAGCAGGCCATGATCAGCAGCATTATTGCGATTGCCCAGCACCTGGGACTGCAGGTAGTGGCTGAAGGGGTGGAGACGGAGGAGCAGGTGAGGTTCCTGAAGTCCCACGGCTGCAAGGTCATGCAAGGCTATTATTTCGGGAAACCGATGAGAGCCGTTGATTGTACGGCATGGCTGAGACAGCTACCTGAGAGAGCAGGGCAGGATCAGGCAGGCGGCAGCTTTCATATAGAAGCCTGA
- a CDS encoding cysteine hydrolase family protein, with amino-acid sequence MSKAVIVIDVQEAFFENPSCLLHEKEQLVRNINALIEQARRQAVPVVFIQHTEYENPDDEFLIDTPDWQLHRGLNRLESDPVIRKSTPDSFHETDLADYLREQGIDQLIFAGAQTDFCINATIRRAHTLGYKDNILLKDGHSTVVNSVPSAAQIIEDHEQSWGGLVAIKPLREIEL; translated from the coding sequence GTGAGCAAAGCCGTAATTGTGATCGACGTGCAGGAAGCTTTTTTCGAAAATCCGTCTTGTCTGCTCCATGAGAAAGAACAGCTGGTCCGCAACATTAACGCCTTGATCGAGCAAGCCCGGAGACAAGCTGTGCCGGTCGTGTTTATTCAGCATACGGAATATGAGAATCCCGACGATGAGTTTCTCATAGATACGCCGGATTGGCAGCTTCACCGCGGACTGAACCGGCTGGAGAGCGATCCGGTTATCCGTAAATCAACGCCGGATTCTTTTCACGAAACGGACTTGGCTGACTATCTTCGGGAACAGGGGATTGATCAGCTGATATTCGCCGGCGCGCAGACGGATTTCTGCATCAATGCTACGATTCGCCGCGCTCACACCCTCGGTTACAAGGATAATATTCTGTTAAAGGACGGCCACAGCACGGTCGTGAACTCCGTGCCTTCCGCCGCTCAAATTATCGAAGACCATGAGCAGTCCTGGGGCGGCCTGGTGGCCATCAAACCGCTGCGGGAGATTGAGCTGTAG
- a CDS encoding MDR family MFS transporter: MTALGKTNNKKLILIGLLIGLIFSELDETVVSTAMPTIIRDLHGLSLYGWVAGLYMLTATIFMPVLGKLADIYGRKIIYLSCMGLFITGSIVCGLAPSMTVLLVGRGLQGIGAGGLMPLAMVILGDSYPLEQRAKIQSLIGPMMILPQLLGPTVGGFLAGHVNWHWVFLINIPVGLLAALVLSIGMRESRGDERKPIDWGGAALLTGSLLSFLMAPVLVDNQGLSWSSPWMIGLLVLGALLLALFIFVETKTKEPIIPLHLFRIRSVVVLSLIVFTLMLGLMGGISTFPFFAQNVMGLTPTASGYLTLAFMAGAIPSSIINGFMITKLPYRNLFIVCFILPIIGIALLTQLGVHTSVLYVVISFFTLGLGIGVLFGSDNLIVQESVPKQHSGVAVSTIGLVQSLGATIGLSVFGSLLARHIKEGVAGYAGDLPAGATENIASGGIPAGIPADLLLNIREVFVGAFQNLFVIALVFSIIAFIMCWFLGKGVLSKQSEEVEGNAADGEGKSAGAVSMKG; the protein is encoded by the coding sequence GTGACTGCTTTAGGAAAAACAAACAATAAAAAGCTCATCCTAATCGGACTGCTGATCGGTCTGATCTTCTCCGAGCTGGATGAAACGGTGGTATCCACGGCGATGCCGACCATTATCCGCGACCTGCACGGCTTGTCGCTTTACGGCTGGGTGGCCGGCCTTTATATGCTGACCGCAACGATCTTTATGCCTGTGCTGGGCAAGCTGGCCGATATTTACGGCCGAAAAATCATATATCTGAGCTGCATGGGACTATTTATTACCGGCTCGATTGTCTGCGGTCTGGCTCCTTCCATGACAGTGCTGCTTGTCGGACGGGGACTTCAGGGAATTGGCGCAGGCGGTTTGATGCCGCTGGCCATGGTCATTCTCGGCGACTCCTATCCGCTTGAGCAGCGGGCCAAAATCCAGAGCCTGATCGGCCCTATGATGATTCTCCCGCAGCTTCTAGGACCCACTGTGGGCGGCTTTCTGGCCGGTCACGTCAACTGGCATTGGGTGTTCCTGATCAACATTCCAGTGGGACTTCTTGCAGCGCTTGTGCTCTCTATCGGGATGCGCGAGTCACGGGGCGATGAAAGAAAGCCGATCGACTGGGGCGGCGCTGCTCTCCTGACCGGATCGCTGCTTTCCTTCCTGATGGCGCCGGTGCTGGTAGACAACCAGGGCTTGTCTTGGAGCTCTCCATGGATGATTGGCCTGCTCGTACTCGGCGCTCTGCTGCTGGCTCTCTTTATCTTTGTGGAGACCAAAACGAAAGAACCGATCATTCCGCTTCATCTGTTCCGAATCAGAAGTGTCGTGGTGCTGTCTTTGATTGTATTCACCCTGATGCTGGGACTGATGGGCGGCATCTCTACCTTTCCGTTTTTTGCGCAAAATGTGATGGGCCTGACCCCGACAGCCTCTGGCTATCTGACGCTGGCCTTTATGGCCGGGGCGATTCCGTCCAGCATTATTAACGGTTTTATGATTACCAAGCTCCCTTACCGGAACCTGTTTATCGTCTGCTTTATCCTGCCAATCATCGGAATCGCACTGCTGACCCAGCTTGGCGTTCACACCTCTGTCCTTTATGTGGTGATTTCGTTCTTCACCCTGGGCCTTGGAATCGGCGTTCTGTTCGGCAGCGACAACCTGATCGTACAGGAATCCGTGCCTAAGCAGCACAGCGGTGTTGCTGTCAGTACCATCGGGCTTGTGCAGTCGCTAGGCGCCACGATTGGCCTCAGCGTGTTCGGCAGCCTGCTGGCCAGACATATCAAAGAAGGCGTTGCCGGCTATGCCGGTGATCTTCCGGCCGGAGCCACGGAAAACATCGCCTCCGGCGGCATTCCGGCGGGCATTCCTGCCGACCTCCTGCTGAACATCCGCGAGGTGTTCGTGGGGGCGTTCCAGAATCTGTTTGTCATCGCGCTTGTCTTCAGTATTATCGCCTTTATCATGTGCTGGTTCCTCGGCAAAGGCGTGCTCTCCAAGCAGAGTGAGGAAGTGGAGGGAAATGCTGCAGACGGCGAAGGGAAATCCGCTGGAGCGGTGTCCATGAAAGGTTGA
- a CDS encoding helix-turn-helix transcriptional regulator, protein MSTQVRLQALSAFLKAQRAKISPEEVGLPAGTRRRTPGLRREEVAHLAGVSTTWYTWLEQGRDIQVSASVLDNVANALKLTADERKYLFSLAIETGKGSSLPVREEAKISPSLQKIIRELRSCPVIISDPRCHIVGWNEAASHIFLNFDEIPPEERNLIRLLFTRREFQRLAVNWEQFASDYLSMFRSYYGQYVDDRWYDPFLEEMKQQHPDFNRLWEQSKVSSAPDVLLEFRHAKAGKMMFQLTSLQVQGDDDLRCSVYTPAQHTNTEAKLMKLMSRGL, encoded by the coding sequence ATGTCTACTCAAGTACGTTTACAGGCTTTATCCGCTTTTCTGAAGGCCCAGCGAGCCAAAATCTCACCCGAGGAGGTAGGGCTGCCGGCCGGTACCCGCCGCAGAACCCCGGGTCTGCGGCGGGAGGAGGTAGCCCATCTGGCCGGCGTCAGCACTACCTGGTATACCTGGCTGGAGCAGGGGCGCGACATCCAGGTATCGGCTTCGGTGCTGGACAATGTGGCGAATGCATTGAAGCTGACCGCAGATGAGCGCAAATATTTATTTTCTCTGGCGATAGAAACCGGCAAGGGCAGCAGCCTTCCTGTTAGGGAGGAGGCGAAGATCAGCCCGTCTCTGCAGAAGATCATCCGCGAGCTGCGAAGCTGCCCGGTGATCATCTCCGATCCCCGCTGCCATATTGTCGGCTGGAACGAGGCGGCGTCGCATATTTTTCTCAATTTCGACGAAATTCCGCCAGAGGAACGCAACTTGATCCGCCTCCTGTTCACCCGCCGCGAATTCCAGCGGCTTGCCGTGAACTGGGAGCAGTTCGCCTCCGACTACCTGTCCATGTTCCGCTCCTATTACGGCCAGTATGTCGATGACCGCTGGTATGATCCGTTCCTGGAGGAAATGAAGCAGCAGCATCCGGATTTCAATCGGCTGTGGGAACAAAGCAAGGTGAGTTCGGCGCCCGATGTGCTGCTCGAATTCCGGCATGCAAAGGCCGGTAAAATGATGTTCCAGCTCACCTCGCTGCAGGTGCAGGGTGACGACGATCTTCGGTGCAGCGTCTACACGCCTGCCCAGCATACCAACACGGAAGCGAAGCTTATGAAGCTGATGAGCAGAGGGTTATAA
- a CDS encoding fluoride efflux transporter FluC, which yields MVDWIWVGIGGFAGAVCRYGSVTYLGKRFPSLVMPVGTLFVNLLGAFLLGLLTGLDANVQTILLLGTGFMGAFTTFSTFQYEMVQFSKQKRFGVAGQYLLLSVVLGLVLAYAGFELGKGL from the coding sequence ATGGTGGATTGGATTTGGGTAGGCATCGGCGGTTTTGCCGGAGCTGTCTGCCGCTATGGTTCAGTAACTTATCTGGGAAAAAGATTCCCGTCCCTCGTCATGCCTGTCGGCACGCTGTTTGTTAACCTGCTCGGCGCGTTCCTGCTGGGGTTGCTGACCGGGCTGGATGCAAACGTCCAGACAATCCTGCTGCTCGGCACGGGATTTATGGGCGCGTTCACTACGTTCTCTACGTTTCAGTATGAGATGGTCCAGTTCAGCAAGCAGAAGCGCTTTGGTGTTGCAGGACAATATTTGCTTCTCAGCGTCGTGCTGGGGCTGGTACTGGCTTATGCGGGGTTTGAGCTGGGGAAAGGATTGTAG
- the fabF gene encoding beta-ketoacyl-ACP synthase II, with amino-acid sequence MERVVVTGLGIISPLGNSVDEFWSNMQQGKSGISYIDSFDTTDYKVKIAGVVHDFDPKALFGVKEARRMDRFCQFALAAAMQAVEDSGLDLETIDHERMGVYVGSGIGGIESLLDQHKVLLSRGSDRVSPTLVPMMIANMAAALISIHFKAQGSTLAPVTACSIGNTSIGEAYFNIQAGRSDIIIAGGAEAAVNPISLSSFNNSTALSKSNDNPQGASRPFDASRDGFVMGEGSGILVLESLSHALKRGARIYGEIIGYGASSDAYHMVATPADGNGAARAMKLALKDADLLPEQIDVISAHATSTLIGDRSETAAIKAVFGEHAYRVPVTANKSMTGHMFGAAGGAEAIALVKTLQDGVIPPTANLKQADPECDLDYVPNTARTADLTIGMSNSFGFGGHNAVIIIRKYEG; translated from the coding sequence ATGGAAAGAGTAGTTGTAACGGGTTTAGGCATTATTTCCCCGCTTGGCAACAGCGTGGATGAATTCTGGTCCAATATGCAGCAGGGCAAATCCGGCATCTCTTATATAGATTCTTTTGATACGACCGATTATAAGGTGAAAATTGCGGGTGTTGTCCACGATTTTGATCCTAAAGCGCTGTTTGGCGTCAAGGAAGCCCGCCGGATGGACCGCTTCTGCCAATTCGCTTTGGCGGCGGCCATGCAGGCGGTAGAGGATTCAGGCCTCGATCTCGAAACAATCGACCATGAACGAATGGGCGTCTATGTCGGCTCCGGCATCGGCGGGATCGAATCGCTGCTCGATCAGCACAAAGTGCTGCTGTCGCGTGGTTCCGATCGCGTCAGCCCAACGCTGGTGCCCATGATGATCGCCAATATGGCGGCCGCTTTGATCAGCATTCATTTCAAAGCGCAGGGCTCGACTTTGGCGCCGGTAACAGCCTGCTCCATCGGCAACACCTCGATCGGCGAAGCCTATTTCAACATCCAGGCCGGCCGGTCCGATATCATCATCGCGGGGGGAGCCGAAGCGGCGGTCAACCCGATCTCCTTGTCGAGCTTCAACAACTCGACCGCCTTGTCCAAGAGCAACGACAACCCGCAGGGCGCAAGCCGTCCGTTTGACGCTTCCCGCGACGGGTTTGTCATGGGCGAAGGCTCGGGCATCCTCGTCCTGGAGTCGCTGTCGCACGCTCTCAAACGCGGGGCTCGCATTTACGGCGAGATCATCGGCTACGGCGCCTCCTCGGATGCCTACCACATGGTCGCAACGCCTGCCGACGGCAACGGGGCAGCCCGCGCCATGAAGCTTGCGCTGAAGGACGCGGATCTGCTGCCTGAGCAGATCGACGTCATCAGCGCGCACGCGACAAGTACCCTGATCGGTGACCGTTCCGAGACCGCCGCGATCAAAGCCGTGTTCGGGGAACACGCGTACCGCGTTCCCGTCACGGCCAACAAATCCATGACTGGGCATATGTTCGGCGCCGCCGGCGGCGCGGAAGCCATCGCCCTGGTCAAAACGCTGCAGGACGGCGTCATTCCGCCGACCGCCAACCTGAAGCAGGCCGATCCGGAGTGCGACCTGGACTATGTGCCGAACACGGCCCGCACAGCCGATCTGACGATCGGCATGTCCAATTCGTTCGGCTTCGGCGGTCATAATGCGGTGATTATCATCCGCAAATATGAGGGTTAA
- a CDS encoding threonine aldolase family protein, translated as MTQQPTTLADAVSRADWIIGGHGPRNVQVLKEALEHIDGNQASDMYGKGEVIEQFERKMAELLGKESAVFFPSGTMAQQIALRIWCDRKGLPKVAYHPLSHLEIHEQDGLKKLHHITPLLLADKDRLITLEDVKALEEDISCLLLELPQREIGGQLPPFEELEAISAYCRENGIKLHLDGARLLEILPYYEKSAAEVCALFDSVYVSFYKGIGGVAGAILAGGKDFTQEAVVWKRRHGGDLISLYPYIISADYYYEKYGGHMARYYEYAKELAALYNGCEAVKTLPEVPVSNMFHVHIAYPKEQVEPLLIELTEETGLALAHYVNAYDAKTSSYEVSLGERFGTIPEDKLRETFKQLDEKLKALGRGV; from the coding sequence ATGACACAGCAACCGACAACATTGGCGGACGCCGTATCACGGGCAGACTGGATCATTGGCGGGCATGGACCGCGGAACGTTCAAGTGCTCAAAGAGGCTTTGGAGCACATAGACGGCAATCAGGCGAGCGATATGTACGGCAAAGGTGAAGTGATCGAGCAGTTTGAGCGGAAGATGGCGGAGCTGCTTGGCAAGGAATCGGCGGTGTTCTTCCCGAGCGGGACGATGGCCCAGCAAATCGCACTGCGGATCTGGTGCGACCGGAAGGGACTGCCGAAGGTGGCCTACCATCCGCTCAGCCATTTGGAGATCCATGAACAGGACGGCTTGAAGAAGCTTCATCATATTACGCCGCTGCTGCTGGCGGACAAAGACCGTCTGATTACGCTTGAGGATGTCAAAGCCCTGGAGGAGGACATCTCCTGCCTGCTGCTGGAGCTGCCGCAGCGTGAAATCGGCGGGCAGCTTCCGCCTTTTGAGGAACTGGAAGCGATCAGCGCATACTGCCGCGAGAACGGGATCAAGCTGCACCTGGACGGGGCGCGATTGCTCGAGATTCTGCCTTATTATGAGAAGTCGGCGGCTGAGGTCTGCGCTTTGTTCGACAGCGTCTATGTAAGCTTCTACAAAGGCATCGGCGGCGTCGCCGGCGCAATATTGGCGGGAGGCAAGGATTTTACGCAGGAGGCTGTGGTCTGGAAACGGCGCCATGGCGGGGATTTGATCAGCCTTTACCCTTATATTATCAGTGCGGATTATTATTATGAAAAATACGGCGGCCACATGGCCCGTTACTACGAATACGCCAAAGAGCTGGCGGCTTTGTATAACGGCTGCGAGGCCGTTAAGACACTGCCGGAAGTGCCGGTGTCGAACATGTTCCATGTTCATATCGCCTATCCGAAGGAGCAGGTGGAGCCGCTGCTAATTGAACTGACCGAAGAAACCGGCTTGGCGCTTGCTCATTACGTCAACGCCTATGACGCCAAAACCAGCTCTTATGAGGTCAGTCTGGGCGAACGTTTCGGTACGATACCGGAGGACAAGCTGCGTGAAACGTTCAAGCAGCTGGACGAGAAGCTGAAGGCGCTGGGCCGCGGCGTGTAA